The Magnetococcales bacterium region CCTTCATGTAGTTCACGGAGAGGAAAAACCGGCTGAAACCCGCCTGGATGAAGCTTTCCAGAATGATTTCCAGAATGGGTTTGGAGCCGATGCGCAGCAGCGGTTTGGGGCAGACTTCGGTGAGGGGGGCGAGGCGTTTGCCGAGACCGCCGGCCATCAGCACCACCCAGTTGTCGCGGGGACCTGGGCGGGAGAGGGCTTCCAGGGTTTCCAGCATGACCACGCGCCCCGCCTCGTCGAGGATGGGCACATGCACCAGGCCGTGGGCCTGCATCAGAGCCAGCAGGTACTCCTTGGAATCGGCCAGTTCCGCCGTGACCGGACGGGTGTTCATCACGGCGGTTACGGAGTCGTTGAGGCTGCATTTGCGCAGAATGCCGCGTCGCACGTCGCCGTCGGTGACCACGCCGAGCAGGGTGCGATCCCGACCGACCACCAAAGCCACGCGCATGGCCCCGCGATCGATAACCCCCAGGGCTTCGATGATGGTGGCTTCCGGGTAGACGAGTGTTTCTTCCCAATTCTTCATGGTTTGCATCCGCAGAAAGGTCAAGAACGCCTTTTAATCTTCTAAGTATCAAAAAAAGGAAATGTTTTGACTTTTTGTGTTATATTTATTGGCCAAAAGAAGAACGTCAAAGGATAGAACATTTTCTTTTTTTGATACTTAAAGGATAACATATTGAAAGTCAAAGAATTTTGGCTGGAACGCCCGCCACCCGTTGTCCATCCGGCACATCCCGCAACACCAGCGCACCGGCCCCGACCACCACGTCGTGGCCCAGGCGGACGCTCTGAATGACCGTGGCTCCGGCGCCAACGTGAACCCGATCCCCGGTTTGCACGCCGCCGCACAGCACGGCGCCGGGGGCCACCTGGCCGTGGGCTCCGAGCCGGGTGTCGTGATCCAGCACGGCGCGGGTGTTGACGATGGCGTTTTCGCCCATCCGACAGCCTGTTTGCAGCACCGCGCCCGCCATGATTTGCGCCCCCTCTCCCAGGATCACGTCCGGCGCGACGATGGCCGAGGGGTGGACCAGGGTCAGAAAGCGGAAACCTTTGCCGCGTGCGGCGGCAAAAACCGCCTGTCGCGCGGTCGAACTCCAGGTATTGCCCACGCCGTTGACCAGTTGCACGGTTTGGGGATTCAGCTCATCCAGATATTCGTCCCCGCCCAGCACCGGCCATGCTCCCGACTCCCCGACGGCGGGGTTGCGGTCGAGGATGCCGAGCAGGCGGTTTTCCCATCCCAGGGCGCGGACCAGGTCTCGCAGCACCCGTGCGTGGCCGCCGCCGCCCAGGAAGACGATTCTTTCGTGAGGGTTCACCGCCTCTCCTTGAGGAGCATGAAGGCTTCGGCGAAGCGGCAACCGCAGGCTGCGCCGCGCACCGTGGCCAGGGCGCGAAGGCCTTCCGCGCTGCGGGGAAAGGGGTGTGGACCCATTTCGCCCGGGTAGAGGCTCATGGCCACGAGTTTGGCCTCAAGATGATCCGTGCAATCCTCGAACCAGTTCGGCGCGAAACTTTGTGCGGGCAGGGCCGGGGCGAAATCGCTTTCGGAGGGGGTTTCCATCATCAGGATGCGACGCACCGAGGGGTGGCGGAAGGCTTTGGTGCAGGCGAAGGCGGCTTCGAAGGTGGCGCGGTGGTCGCTGTGGACATCCCAGGCGAAGGGCAGGTAGAGGATTTCGGGGTTCCAAT contains the following coding sequences:
- a CDS encoding nucleotidyltransferase family protein, which produces MKNWEETLVYPEATIIEALGVIDRGAMRVALVVGRDRTLLGVVTDGDVRRGILRKCSLNDSVTAVMNTRPVTAELADSKEYLLALMQAHGLVHVPILDEAGRVVMLETLEALSRPGPRDNWVVLMAGGLGKRLAPLTEVCPKPLLRIGSKPILEIILESFIQAGFSRFFLSVNYMKDMIRKYFEDGSRWGVQIEYLEEESRLGTAGSLTLLPQVPEKPFFVMNGDLLTRINFSHVLDFHQKHEASATMCVRKVEEVIPYGVVDLEHHRLVRVVEKPVNSYFVNAGIYLLDPKVLSLIPKGRYFDMTDLFRQIFDARMTATAFPFLDYWLDVGRMGDFQQACQDYPKVFEP
- a CDS encoding acetyltransferase; the encoded protein is MVFLGGGGHARVLRDLVRALGWENRLLGILDRNPAVGESGAWPVLGGDEYLDELNPQTVQLVNGVGNTWSSTARQAVFAAARGKGFRFLTLVHPSAIVAPDVILGEGAQIMAGAVLQTGCRMGENAIVNTRAVLDHDTRLGAHGQVAPGAVLCGGVQTGDRVHVGAGATVIQSVRLGHDVVVGAGALVLRDVPDGQRVAGVPAKIL
- a CDS encoding PIG-L family deacetylase; this encodes MSRILVVGVHPDDETLGCGATLLKHRAAGDELYWLLATRREERFGFSTESVIRTQNEIDAITRFYGFRDMRCLGLPPMGVETIPMAERVNLISQAITDWNPEILYLPFAWDVHSDHRATFEAAFACTKAFRHPSVRRILMMETPSESDFAPALPAQSFAPNWFEDCTDHLEAKLVAMSLYPGEMGPHPFPRSAEGLRALATVRGAACGCRFAEAFMLLKERR